One window from the genome of Natrialba magadii ATCC 43099 encodes:
- a CDS encoding twin-arginine translocase subunit TatC: MSDESADAGETVDPDEDPANGDEEPSPSSESDAPETSEGADADADTDAETETGTDTNADSASASDSETDSGATADSDADSDADFGPDPDADSDSDSDSDSDADHPVETDGEGVVGGHEPGSESDDQSYPDPDEDVGGISTPPDDQEMPLADHIEEMILRVAVVLLFASAGTAIGLLGASQAIEHIWFNVFPYEIENVPPPHVYHPLELWLTRIKVSALLGIMVGLPVFVYQCYRFMKPGLYPHERKYYLAAVPTSVVLAGIGMLFSYVLVLPILFEYFTFYAEGSADIAYALGDTFDLIITLIGFLAIVFQIPLFIMLAIMMGVTTRRWLVDKRLYFWAAFFGLAFMFTFDPTAMAPILVGITMILLFEGTLLILKWVGVD; encoded by the coding sequence ATGTCGGACGAGTCGGCGGACGCGGGGGAGACTGTGGACCCCGATGAGGACCCTGCGAACGGAGACGAGGAGCCGTCGCCATCGTCTGAGTCGGATGCGCCGGAGACGTCGGAGGGTGCGGACGCGGATGCAGACACAGACGCTGAAACTGAAACTGGTACTGATACCAACGCTGACTCCGCTTCCGCTTCTGATTCCGAGACCGACTCCGGCGCTACTGCTGATTCTGACGCTGATTCCGACGCTGATTTCGGCCCTGACCCGGATGCTGATTCGGATTCAGACTCAGATTCCGATTCTGACGCCGACCACCCAGTCGAAACCGACGGCGAAGGCGTCGTTGGCGGCCACGAACCCGGCTCAGAGTCAGACGACCAGTCATATCCCGACCCCGATGAGGACGTTGGCGGTATTTCGACGCCGCCGGACGACCAGGAGATGCCCCTCGCCGACCACATCGAGGAGATGATTCTCCGCGTTGCGGTCGTCTTGCTCTTCGCGTCGGCCGGGACGGCGATCGGACTGCTTGGCGCCTCGCAGGCGATCGAGCACATCTGGTTCAACGTCTTCCCGTACGAGATCGAGAACGTCCCACCGCCGCACGTCTATCACCCACTCGAGTTGTGGCTGACCCGAATCAAGGTCTCGGCACTGCTCGGCATCATGGTCGGGCTGCCGGTATTCGTCTACCAGTGTTACCGGTTCATGAAGCCTGGGCTGTACCCACACGAGCGCAAGTACTACCTGGCAGCCGTGCCCACGAGCGTGGTGCTCGCGGGGATCGGAATGCTGTTCTCCTACGTGCTCGTCCTGCCGATCCTTTTCGAGTACTTCACGTTCTACGCAGAGGGGAGCGCGGATATCGCCTACGCGCTGGGTGACACCTTCGACCTGATCATCACGCTGATCGGCTTCCTCGCCATCGTCTTCCAGATTCCGCTGTTCATCATGCTCGCGATCATGATGGGCGTGACAACCCGGCGCTGGCTCGTGGACAAACGCCTGTACTTCTGGGCGGCCTTTTTCGGGCTGGCGTTCATGTTCACGTTCGACCCGACCGCGATGGCTCCGATCCTCGTGGGAATTACGATGATCCTGCTGTTCGAGGGGACACTGCTGATCCTGAAGTGGGTTGGCGTAGACTAA
- a CDS encoding twin-arginine translocase subunit TatC, which translates to MSSAVDEDTARAINSGRETLGAMFSSAQTHLQKVFIVFVIGFIGSFYALRVFIWDFLEATAKAEMSPYVASSTDLITRTPFEVILLQAKIGMLVGVALAIPALLYLSRDALRRRGYKSVVPISRKYMAGFGITSVVLFCIGITYAYSIFFPYAFDFLAGNAVNAGVKPSFGITEFTEFMALLTLSFGLAAQLPLFMGVLSYTEIVPYETFRDKWRHAIVGVTLFGALFSPPDPFTLIMWAMPMVVLYIFSLGLAKVVSNIRRRGAAETDGTGTDHLKRLVIQFVAVLVVAAAAIAAAVNQGAFDYLEQSIYPSLPDWAHPGPDGPLGLESVAVEYGLLGDVAIGLVVALGLGLAGLFVYTLKVLQAPVYPREGDIRSASDPDDVDFEMLTPEDIEEVPATVFLKMDEDRAMETARKAMYDDDRDKAQAILDRFDTLQEQQAKAAAEEGEEGAEGEGEDIQGDGLSQTDADTDDEEEGGLFASTAAGMLDPFTEEETDEDDIGGYAYDIAFILNSLTSKMFRIVAVFMVVMGGTFFWLYQGGLGWILTMFLDRVPEHVLHEVAVRNDVDPAGMTLDELIMEMDIVIALHPVEVLIFEVKVSVLAAIVAILPMVLYYSWPAMKERGLVRGDRRVFVVWGGSLLGGFAFGTYLGFFWVAPAVISYLVSDAITNGMVVSYRISSFFWLVIFTTIGIGFLFNIIVTMALFHVGGIISYRTMLKRWRPVVVGIFAIAAIASPKGILTMLLFAIPIALTYMLGLSVLYLLTGGGRLFGGGGRGGDKAGPESEPEATT; encoded by the coding sequence ATGAGTTCTGCCGTCGATGAGGATACCGCCCGCGCGATTAACAGTGGGCGCGAAACCCTCGGCGCGATGTTTTCGAGCGCGCAGACGCATCTGCAGAAGGTGTTCATCGTCTTCGTTATCGGCTTTATCGGCTCCTTCTATGCGTTGCGCGTCTTCATCTGGGACTTTCTCGAAGCGACGGCGAAAGCAGAGATGTCGCCGTACGTCGCGAGTTCGACGGACCTGATTACGCGAACGCCGTTCGAAGTGATCCTCTTACAGGCGAAAATCGGAATGCTCGTCGGGGTCGCGCTCGCGATTCCTGCACTGCTGTATCTCTCCCGCGACGCGCTTCGCCGCCGCGGCTACAAGAGCGTCGTCCCCATCTCGCGAAAGTACATGGCCGGCTTCGGCATCACGTCGGTCGTCCTCTTCTGTATCGGTATTACCTACGCCTACTCGATCTTCTTCCCGTACGCGTTCGACTTCCTTGCGGGCAACGCCGTCAACGCCGGCGTCAAGCCGAGCTTCGGGATCACCGAGTTCACCGAGTTCATGGCACTACTAACGCTTTCGTTCGGCCTTGCGGCACAGTTGCCGCTCTTTATGGGCGTCCTTTCGTACACCGAAATCGTCCCCTACGAGACGTTCCGGGACAAGTGGCGCCACGCGATTGTCGGTGTCACCCTCTTCGGCGCGCTGTTCTCCCCACCGGACCCATTTACACTCATCATGTGGGCGATGCCGATGGTCGTCCTCTACATCTTCAGTCTCGGGCTCGCCAAAGTCGTCTCGAACATCCGACGACGCGGCGCAGCCGAAACCGACGGCACCGGAACCGACCACCTCAAACGACTCGTTATCCAGTTCGTCGCTGTACTAGTCGTCGCTGCGGCCGCTATCGCCGCAGCCGTCAATCAGGGTGCCTTCGACTACCTCGAGCAGTCGATCTATCCGTCCCTCCCTGACTGGGCACACCCCGGCCCCGATGGCCCGCTCGGACTCGAGTCGGTCGCCGTCGAGTACGGCTTGCTCGGTGATGTCGCGATAGGTCTCGTGGTCGCCCTCGGACTGGGGCTGGCCGGCCTGTTCGTCTACACGCTCAAAGTGTTGCAGGCACCGGTGTACCCACGCGAGGGAGACATTCGATCGGCGAGCGATCCCGACGACGTCGACTTCGAGATGCTCACGCCCGAGGACATCGAGGAGGTGCCGGCGACGGTGTTCCTCAAGATGGACGAGGATCGAGCCATGGAGACGGCTCGGAAGGCGATGTACGACGACGACCGAGACAAGGCCCAGGCGATTCTGGATCGGTTCGATACGTTACAAGAGCAGCAAGCAAAAGCTGCGGCCGAAGAGGGCGAAGAGGGCGCAGAAGGAGAAGGTGAGGACATCCAGGGAGACGGACTGAGCCAGACCGACGCCGACACCGACGACGAAGAGGAAGGCGGCCTCTTTGCGAGTACGGCCGCCGGCATGCTCGATCCGTTCACCGAGGAGGAAACTGACGAGGACGATATCGGCGGCTACGCCTACGACATCGCGTTCATCCTCAACAGCCTCACCTCGAAGATGTTCCGCATCGTGGCCGTCTTCATGGTCGTCATGGGCGGGACGTTCTTCTGGCTCTACCAGGGTGGACTCGGATGGATTCTCACCATGTTCCTCGACCGCGTTCCGGAGCACGTCCTCCACGAGGTCGCCGTCCGAAACGACGTCGATCCGGCCGGGATGACTCTCGACGAGCTCATCATGGAGATGGACATCGTCATCGCACTTCACCCGGTCGAAGTGCTGATCTTCGAGGTGAAGGTGAGTGTACTCGCGGCCATCGTCGCCATCCTTCCGATGGTGTTGTACTACAGCTGGCCGGCGATGAAAGAGCGCGGCCTGGTCCGCGGTGACCGGCGCGTCTTCGTCGTCTGGGGCGGCTCACTGCTTGGCGGCTTTGCGTTCGGGACCTACCTCGGGTTCTTCTGGGTCGCACCCGCCGTCATCTCGTACCTCGTCTCGGACGCAATCACCAACGGTATGGTGGTCTCCTACCGGATCAGCAGCTTCTTCTGGCTGGTGATCTTCACGACCATCGGTATCGGCTTCCTCTTCAACATCATCGTCACGATGGCGCTGTTCCACGTCGGCGGCATCATCAGCTACCGGACGATGCTCAAACGCTGGCGGCCGGTCGTGGTCGGTATCTTCGCCATCGCGGCCATCGCCAGTCCGAAGGGCATCCTGACGATGCTCCTGTTCGCGATTCCGATCGCACTGACCTACATGCTAGGACTCAGCGTGTTGTACCTACTCACCGGCGGCGGCCGACTCTTCGGCGGTGGCGGCCGCGGTGGTGACAAGGCCGGTCCGGAGTCAGAGCCCGAGGCGACGACGTAG
- a CDS encoding ribbon-helix-helix domain-containing protein: MPKISVEIPQELLDDLDGHVGDDGKFVNRSDAIRASIRKTLDLLDEIDDRHDRLDTDEE; this comes from the coding sequence ATGCCCAAGATCAGCGTGGAAATCCCACAGGAACTGCTCGACGACTTAGACGGCCACGTCGGCGACGACGGCAAGTTCGTCAACCGAAGCGACGCAATCCGCGCCTCGATTCGGAAGACGCTCGATCTCCTCGACGAAATCGACGATCGACACGACCGACTCGACACCGACGAGGAATAA
- a CDS encoding winged helix-turn-helix transcriptional regulator — translation MSHPPTPAESTALSILGTKWKPRLIVALATNDRLSFGDLKRELTGISGKVLSENLDELRDHGVVSRDVVQQQPRRVEYELTGAGRELYQLIEALTEWDATYATERGVPTVLLAEDDPRLRELYALWLQTDYDVLTVPDGQTALRSLDESVDVAVLARDLPTLDGAAVAAALETAGQRTPVAIITSADISPEDVSISADLLVRDPLSKAELIDTVEQLTRLPKESPIGRDIRARRHRLAFVERHLGPTVSETEPYQRAADELTALEQERERTADARAPWRRLRRGNGAESDASGRAKRREYEARERGQANQERERAQAQKRNRDRERKRDRNSKRDRAAEKDRDHNRTHDDSDGDGNE, via the coding sequence ATGAGCCACCCACCGACCCCGGCAGAGTCGACCGCATTGTCGATCCTCGGCACCAAGTGGAAACCCCGGCTGATCGTTGCCCTCGCGACCAACGACCGGCTCAGCTTCGGCGATCTGAAACGCGAACTCACGGGTATCTCGGGGAAGGTGCTGTCGGAGAACCTGGACGAACTGCGCGATCACGGCGTCGTTTCCCGCGACGTCGTGCAACAACAGCCTCGGCGCGTCGAGTACGAACTAACCGGGGCCGGGCGAGAGCTGTACCAGCTCATCGAAGCACTCACAGAGTGGGATGCGACGTACGCAACCGAACGTGGTGTGCCGACAGTCCTCCTCGCCGAAGACGATCCGCGCCTGCGAGAGCTCTATGCACTGTGGTTGCAAACCGACTACGACGTACTGACAGTCCCCGACGGTCAGACAGCACTCCGCTCCCTCGACGAGTCAGTCGACGTGGCAGTCCTCGCTCGCGATCTGCCGACACTCGACGGGGCCGCGGTCGCAGCCGCACTCGAGACGGCCGGGCAGCGAACGCCGGTCGCGATCATCACGTCGGCAGACATCTCGCCGGAGGACGTCTCGATCTCGGCAGATCTGTTAGTTCGAGATCCGCTCTCCAAAGCCGAGTTGATCGACACCGTCGAACAGCTCACACGGCTTCCGAAGGAGTCACCGATTGGCCGGGATATTCGTGCTCGCCGCCATCGGCTGGCGTTCGTCGAGCGCCACCTCGGGCCGACGGTCTCAGAGACGGAGCCCTATCAGCGGGCTGCGGACGAACTGACGGCACTCGAGCAGGAACGAGAGCGGACAGCCGACGCGAGAGCGCCGTGGCGGCGGCTGAGACGGGGAAACGGAGCGGAGTCGGATGCGTCGGGTCGAGCAAAGCGGCGTGAATACGAAGCGCGGGAGCGGGGACAGGCGAATCAAGAACGAGAACGAGCACAAGCACAAAAACGGAACCGAGACCGAGAGCGAAAACGCGACCGCAACTCCAAACGAGATCGGGCGGCTGAGAAAGACCGCGATCACAACCGAACCCACGACGACAGTGACGGGGATGGGAACGAATGA
- a CDS encoding midas domain-containing protein has translation MSPTFTDDDVGKAVESADGDSLGIVVSVEPETAYVDPDPGTTDSIKAVLDWGSESEGAVPVTDDAVERIMDDAIRLSSSVSAESITSDEPRDAGRTTERRADRQAATGAERADDEYTPGEPVSGDTTESETGIDGTEEGPGTTAGDTSEPMIDDEHYDDLEDEPRVDPDEQLDAQPDDESRADELDAVEEAASRGLEVDPTELTGPDADAEIDPSEDLGQRTDAEVEPEMDLEERSDADVAPGHMDERRRDDAEVDPERIDSEVGEGAGVDDERTGEEDDDDTSSSQ, from the coding sequence ATGAGTCCCACATTCACGGACGACGACGTCGGGAAGGCCGTCGAGAGCGCGGATGGCGACTCGCTCGGCATCGTGGTCTCCGTCGAGCCGGAAACCGCATACGTCGACCCGGATCCGGGCACCACCGACTCGATCAAGGCCGTCCTCGACTGGGGGAGCGAGTCGGAGGGTGCAGTGCCAGTGACGGACGACGCGGTCGAGCGGATTATGGACGACGCGATTCGGCTGTCATCTTCTGTCTCGGCGGAGAGCATCACGAGCGACGAGCCACGAGACGCCGGTCGAACCACCGAGCGGCGAGCAGACCGACAGGCGGCGACAGGCGCTGAGCGCGCTGACGACGAGTACACGCCCGGCGAACCGGTTTCCGGTGATACCACCGAATCCGAAACCGGGATCGACGGCACCGAGGAAGGCCCAGGTACGACGGCGGGCGACACCTCGGAGCCGATGATCGACGACGAGCACTACGACGACCTGGAGGACGAGCCACGCGTGGATCCGGACGAGCAACTGGACGCCCAACCGGACGACGAGTCACGCGCTGACGAGCTCGACGCCGTCGAGGAAGCGGCAAGCCGCGGACTCGAGGTCGACCCAACCGAACTGACCGGCCCCGACGCAGATGCCGAAATCGACCCCAGCGAGGATCTGGGCCAGCGAACGGATGCGGAAGTCGAACCCGAGATGGATCTCGAAGAGCGTTCAGACGCCGACGTCGCGCCGGGTCACATGGACGAACGCCGTCGTGACGACGCCGAGGTGGATCCGGAGCGAATTGATTCCGAAGTCGGCGAGGGGGCTGGCGTCGACGACGAGCGAACAGGTGAGGAGGACGATGACGATACATCGTCCTCGCAGTAA
- a CDS encoding DUF2334 domain-containing protein, protein MSSLPSTCPVCGSHELTAEQIVEHDCGHVAPVDDFADGCEKCDGQVSVDELAQLQTVGRCLECDARATDDFDLNLDVAPPLPTVTFPTLPSREDNLSWLPARYVPESRLARQLLSSALVVMVLLAGITGAISVMPMLESEPATVAAGEPEWEEYDSIVLFRNDDIQAWYNQDELRAVNQVFIDEEVPVTLGIIPDTNGEAPLTDDPDLCTYLQSLETEYPGQFEMALHGYTHEPVTDFYGASEFGDLPADEQRDRLAAGEELLNECVNSPSSTFVPPMNTYDETTVSVLEDANYTTVSGGSWFTDAYFDANETVFEDGDGDLVHVPETRAFENWTAYEEQLLEEDSNESDDTNESDDTAVPFEDLETLTDSFDDAHAANDVHVVMFHYQYFTTDERVEQLELLIQHMKDEDAGFLTIEQFGLGLEMGAVEQTDDGWRVLEPAHAAIAAEQAEMSDEGSDDEPREDSGVEQALADVQQRVSP, encoded by the coding sequence ATGAGCTCACTTCCGTCCACTTGTCCTGTCTGTGGTTCACACGAACTCACCGCAGAGCAAATCGTCGAACACGACTGCGGTCACGTCGCGCCCGTAGACGACTTTGCGGACGGCTGTGAGAAGTGTGACGGACAGGTTTCCGTGGACGAGCTCGCACAGCTTCAGACCGTCGGCCGGTGTCTCGAGTGCGACGCACGTGCCACCGACGACTTCGACCTCAACCTGGACGTCGCGCCACCGCTCCCGACGGTGACGTTTCCGACGCTCCCCTCTCGGGAGGACAACCTGAGCTGGCTGCCCGCGCGTTACGTTCCCGAGTCGCGACTGGCCCGGCAACTGCTGAGTTCGGCGCTCGTCGTGATGGTGCTCCTGGCCGGGATCACGGGGGCGATATCGGTGATGCCGATGCTCGAGAGCGAGCCGGCGACGGTGGCTGCGGGCGAACCGGAGTGGGAAGAGTACGACTCCATCGTGCTCTTCAGAAACGACGATATCCAGGCCTGGTACAATCAGGACGAGCTCCGGGCCGTGAATCAGGTGTTCATCGACGAGGAGGTGCCGGTAACGCTGGGGATTATCCCGGATACGAACGGTGAGGCTCCGCTGACCGACGACCCCGACCTCTGTACGTATCTGCAGTCGCTCGAGACGGAGTATCCCGGCCAGTTCGAGATGGCACTGCACGGCTACACTCACGAACCAGTGACGGACTTCTATGGTGCGAGCGAGTTCGGCGACCTCCCGGCTGACGAGCAACGCGACCGGCTCGCGGCCGGTGAGGAACTGCTCAACGAGTGTGTCAACTCGCCATCCTCGACGTTCGTCCCACCGATGAACACCTACGACGAGACGACGGTGTCGGTCCTCGAGGATGCGAACTACACCACCGTCTCCGGAGGTTCGTGGTTCACCGATGCGTACTTCGATGCGAACGAAACCGTCTTCGAAGACGGTGACGGTGACCTCGTCCACGTCCCCGAAACCCGGGCGTTCGAAAACTGGACTGCCTACGAGGAACAGCTCCTCGAGGAGGACAGTAACGAATCCGACGACACCAACGAATCCGACGACACCGCCGTCCCGTTCGAGGACCTCGAGACGCTCACCGACTCGTTCGACGACGCCCACGCAGCGAACGACGTCCACGTCGTGATGTTCCACTACCAGTACTTCACGACCGACGAGCGCGTCGAACAACTCGAGTTACTCATCCAGCACATGAAGGATGAAGATGCGGGCTTCCTCACTATCGAGCAGTTCGGGCTCGGACTCGAGATGGGGGCGGTCGAGCAGACGGACGACGGCTGGCGCGTTCTCGAGCCGGCTCACGCCGCGATTGCGGCGGAACAGGCTGAGATGTCTGACGAGGGCAGCGATGACGAGCCGAGAGAGGACAGTGGAGTCGAACAGGCGCTTGCCGACGTACAACAGCGGGTGAGCCCATGA
- a CDS encoding glycosyltransferase, whose translation MNPIMVAPVVVGRERARFVVRQLQSVKWRSVALFLSALVPFWLLINVMTPETLYAIGLLGVLLLAYLGWSYYVVEHAPRFRAVFGTRGLAVAVGSYLGLIVWLGWLTPSPLALVHLGAVVLIFVYYWFIAFIALFHDQIGRSKYVPNPPYPQITVLIPAYNEEGYVGRTIQSLLDANYPADALEIIAVDDGSTDDTLAEASAFAAASEQVSVVSKANGGKYSALNYGLLFAAGDIIVTVDADSIVDRDALKHIVAPFAADDDIGAVASNVTIWNRDSLITRCQQLEYTIGVNIYRRALDYFGIVMVVPGCLGAYRREVLSEVFAYDPDTLTEDFDVTMKVLRAGYRVSVSDARVYTEAPATWGDLYRQRLRWYRGNYMTIIKHWSVVTDSSYGYLNRIALPFRLVEMFFLPFASFVVLAYILWLIAAGHVLTVFAVFVFFTSIVFLIAALGIQIEGEDWRLLVYAPLLVVGYKQFHDALNVKCLFDVLTSPELGWTRAARIEQVVEAPDAGAIPEPAVSASPSPAPTPEAGPPTETETESETVADTDSK comes from the coding sequence ATGAACCCAATCATGGTCGCGCCGGTCGTCGTCGGCCGCGAGCGTGCACGGTTTGTGGTCCGCCAGCTCCAGTCGGTCAAGTGGCGCTCGGTCGCGCTGTTTCTCTCCGCACTGGTGCCGTTCTGGCTCTTGATCAACGTCATGACACCAGAGACGCTGTACGCCATTGGGCTCCTTGGTGTCCTGTTACTGGCCTATCTCGGCTGGTCGTACTACGTCGTCGAACACGCCCCACGGTTCCGGGCCGTCTTCGGAACGCGAGGGCTGGCGGTTGCCGTCGGTAGCTACCTCGGACTCATCGTCTGGCTCGGCTGGCTCACCCCGTCGCCGCTCGCGCTCGTCCACCTCGGCGCCGTCGTGTTGATCTTCGTCTACTACTGGTTCATCGCGTTCATCGCGCTCTTCCACGACCAGATCGGCCGTTCGAAGTACGTCCCGAACCCACCCTACCCGCAGATTACCGTCCTCATTCCGGCCTACAACGAGGAGGGCTACGTCGGCCGAACGATCCAGTCCCTGCTCGACGCCAACTACCCCGCAGACGCACTCGAGATCATCGCAGTCGACGACGGCAGCACCGACGACACGCTCGCTGAGGCGAGCGCCTTCGCCGCCGCGAGCGAGCAGGTCTCAGTCGTCAGCAAGGCAAACGGCGGCAAGTACTCCGCGCTGAACTACGGCCTCCTGTTTGCCGCCGGCGACATCATCGTCACCGTCGACGCCGACAGTATCGTCGACCGAGATGCCCTGAAACACATCGTCGCCCCGTTCGCCGCCGACGACGACATCGGCGCCGTCGCGAGTAACGTCACCATCTGGAACCGCGACTCGCTCATCACCCGCTGCCAGCAACTCGAGTACACCATCGGTGTGAACATCTACCGGCGCGCGCTCGATTACTTCGGCATCGTGATGGTCGTCCCCGGTTGTCTGGGCGCGTACCGCCGCGAGGTGCTCTCGGAGGTGTTCGCCTACGATCCCGACACGCTCACGGAGGATTTCGACGTGACGATGAAGGTGCTTCGGGCTGGCTACCGCGTCTCCGTGAGCGATGCGCGGGTCTACACCGAAGCACCGGCGACCTGGGGCGATCTCTACCGCCAGCGCCTGCGCTGGTACCGCGGCAACTACATGACGATTATCAAGCACTGGTCGGTCGTGACGGACTCGTCGTACGGCTACTTGAACCGGATCGCGCTTCCGTTCCGGCTGGTCGAGATGTTCTTCCTGCCGTTTGCGAGTTTCGTCGTGCTTGCGTACATCCTCTGGCTGATCGCTGCCGGCCACGTCCTCACCGTGTTCGCGGTGTTTGTCTTCTTCACGAGCATCGTCTTCCTGATCGCGGCGCTCGGTATCCAGATCGAAGGCGAGGACTGGCGGCTGCTCGTCTACGCACCGCTGCTCGTTGTCGGCTACAAGCAGTTCCACGACGCGCTCAACGTCAAGTGTCTGTTCGACGTGCTCACGAGCCCAGAACTCGGCTGGACGCGCGCAGCGCGCATCGAGCAGGTTGTGGAGGCTCCGGACGCAGGTGCAATACCAGAGCCAGCTGTAAGTGCATCGCCGTCTCCAGCCCCAACTCCTGAGGCAGGACCACCAACAGAAACGGAGACAGAGAGCGAGACCGTTGCCGACACGGACTCGAAGTAA
- the larE gene encoding ATP-dependent sacrificial sulfur transferase LarE yields the protein MTTVEAKREAARDELATHDGVLVAFSGGVDSSVVAALAHDALGDDAVACTAKSETLPEAELEDATRVADEIGIRHEIVSFSELESDQFVENDDERCYHCRTMRLGEMIETARDLGIETVCDGTNADDPGAGHRPGLQAVEELEIHSPLLAHDIAKDEVRAIADQYGLSVADKPSMACLSSRIPTGLEVTEERLTRVEQAEALLRQWGFDQFRVRDHDGLARIEVSPAELERALQHEFVETVREELSDLGFDHVTLDLHGYRTGSVSPESDDTVATGSDD from the coding sequence ATGACAACGGTCGAGGCGAAACGCGAGGCCGCCCGCGACGAACTGGCCACCCACGACGGTGTCCTCGTCGCCTTCTCCGGCGGCGTCGACTCGAGTGTCGTCGCCGCGCTCGCCCACGATGCGCTCGGGGACGATGCCGTCGCCTGCACCGCAAAGAGCGAGACGCTTCCCGAAGCCGAACTCGAGGACGCAACACGCGTCGCCGACGAAATCGGCATCCGTCACGAAATCGTCTCCTTCTCCGAACTCGAGAGTGATCAGTTCGTCGAAAACGACGACGAGCGCTGCTATCACTGCCGAACGATGCGCCTCGGCGAGATGATCGAGACCGCCCGGGACCTTGGGATCGAAACCGTCTGCGACGGGACCAACGCCGACGACCCCGGTGCGGGCCATCGGCCAGGGCTGCAGGCCGTCGAGGAACTCGAGATCCACTCGCCGCTGTTAGCCCACGACATCGCGAAAGACGAGGTACGCGCCATTGCTGACCAGTACGGGCTCTCGGTGGCGGACAAGCCCTCGATGGCGTGTCTCTCCTCGCGCATCCCGACCGGACTCGAGGTCACCGAAGAACGGCTCACGCGCGTCGAACAGGCCGAGGCACTGCTGCGCCAGTGGGGATTCGACCAGTTCCGCGTGCGCGACCACGATGGGCTCGCACGCATCGAAGTCTCGCCCGCGGAACTCGAGCGCGCCCTCCAGCACGAGTTCGTCGAGACCGTTCGCGAGGAACTCTCGGACCTGGGCTTCGACCACGTCACGCTCGACCTCCACGGCTATCGGACGGGAAGCGTCAGCCCTGAATCGGACGACACAGTTGCGACAGGGTCAGACGACTGA
- a CDS encoding 23S rRNA (uridine(2552)-2'-O)-methyltransferase, whose protein sequence is MARKDHYYNKAKQEGYRSRAAYKLKQLDQLENVISGGDTVVDLGAAPGGWLEVAAEAVGPQGQVIGVDLQRIRDFDDHDTIETLRGDMTEERTRERVIEAAGGDVESAETATDAGTGGPVDVVISDMAPNMSGEYSLDQARSLHLARQAFETALELLATDGDFIVKVFEGPDVDDFRADVEEEFQYVRATSPKASRDESSEIYFIGKGRLTAPVSSGEELEVEIVDTGTEGDGIASVEGYRLFVPGTAEGDVVTVRVGDVKPNFGFAERIDEE, encoded by the coding sequence ATGGCACGAAAGGACCACTACTACAACAAAGCAAAGCAGGAAGGCTACCGCAGCCGCGCAGCCTACAAGCTCAAACAGCTCGACCAACTCGAGAACGTCATCTCCGGCGGCGACACCGTCGTCGACCTCGGTGCCGCCCCCGGCGGCTGGCTCGAGGTCGCCGCCGAAGCCGTCGGCCCCCAGGGCCAGGTGATCGGCGTCGACCTCCAGCGCATCCGAGACTTCGACGACCACGACACCATCGAAACCCTTCGCGGGGACATGACCGAAGAACGAACCCGCGAGCGCGTTATCGAGGCTGCAGGCGGCGACGTCGAGTCAGCAGAGACCGCTACCGACGCCGGTACCGGCGGCCCCGTCGACGTCGTCATCTCCGACATGGCACCCAACATGTCCGGCGAATACTCCCTCGACCAGGCCCGCTCGCTCCACCTCGCCCGACAGGCGTTCGAGACGGCACTCGAGTTACTCGCCACGGACGGCGACTTCATCGTCAAGGTCTTCGAGGGGCCGGACGTCGACGACTTTCGTGCGGATGTCGAGGAGGAGTTCCAGTACGTGCGTGCGACGAGTCCGAAGGCGTCTCGCGATGAGTCCTCGGAGATTTACTTTATCGGGAAGGGACGGCTCACTGCGCCGGTTAGCTCGGGAGAGGAACTCGAGGTAGAAATCGTTGACACCGGAACGGAGGGCGACGGAATCGCCTCGGTCGAGGGCTATCGACTGTTCGTGCCGGGAACTGCGGAGGGGGATGTCGTGACGGTTCGTGTCGGTGACGTGAAGCCGAACTTCGGGTTCGCAGAGCGGATCGACGAGGAGTAG